The sequence GAATATTgcaaaaataaagagaattgTAGAGAAGGGAAGGTAAGAGAGAAGGAGAAATACAAGGTGTAGGGGCATTGGGCCAGGAGCTCATTATCTGTATAGATATTGGGCCTGAGGCCTAATTCGAGGACAAGAGGTCGTTCGAGGAGGAGTAAACGTTGTCAAGAGAGCCCGTGTTGGTAAATGAAGAAGTTAGTTTTCGTCATAATGGCCCGAGAGGGTGGGCCGAGGATGAATGCCTCCTCGGCTAACCAAGTCCGAGGTCAGAGGAAGTGGTCTACTGTCCAGGGGAACTTTCCAGGAAGTTCTGTTGGTATGGATGGGCATTGTAGAAACATAAGACATGGggaagtcctaaaatatctgagaagaaagttgctaccactgcattaaatgctctgcaactaactctctggccttattaatgtggaggtaataCCTGAACAGTGATTTTCAATCTTATAGCTATTACATGAAGACTTATGGAATGTATTGATGGGACAGGGATCAACACCAACTATCTGACCTGCACGTGAAGGGTAAAGATGAAGGAAGAATAGAGTATAAAAGGGGAAGGAAGTAGTAAGAGAAGCGAGATCgagaaaagaagaggaaagcactgtagcaataaggaatcaaatttgtaaccaaacttgTGAGAattatataagaactgatcttcTCGGATTGCACCGAGGACAATTTTCTCTAGTTTAAATCAATCTAACTACCCATTCTTATTATTTGAATCTACTTTATTggttttccttttcattttagcccagttttccaactcattatCTATAAATTCAATGTTTTAGGCTTTTTAGGCTTAGGCCATCCATCTTTAGGGTTAGGGATCcaaatttggtccttacaattggcgccgtctgtgggaaattcTGGTGTTACAGTGAGTCTGACGTCCAACCATGGTGGGTTCAAGTCCACATCAGGTAGAATCCAGGGGGTCCCAACGGGAAGATCACTTTCTCAATCTTGAGCGAAGAAGGGACTGGGAGGGGAGTGTGCATACTACCCATACTAGTAGAAGCGGGGTGGTAGCCATCTCTCCCATGAAGAAAATACCAAAGCCATGCAATAGGAGattaatcatttaaaaaagGAGCTATGCCACGAGCGGAAAAGGCGAACTCCCTCCCTTTCTGATTTCTCTTCTAGCGAAGAAGAGGATGGCAGTTATAGGCGGAGATCAAGGACTCCTCCTAGTGAGTCTTTCTCGCATGATGAGGAATACTGCCAtgagcacaaaaacaaaaacttatctTCCAAAGGCTTGGGGAATGATGCAATGAGCAGAGCGCtcaaacaaatttccaaatcaccTTTTACTCGCAAGATTGAGGAAGGGAGACTTCCTCGGCGATTCACTCAGCCCACTTTCACCATATACAACGATCGTACAGACCgaggtggttcaatggtttGGGTGTAGGTTCTATTGGCCTTTTCAAGGAGCTTACCCGAGATTTTGGGTCTCATTTTATTACGTGTAGTAGGGTTCCTCAGCCCGTAGACTCTCTATTGTCCATGTCCATGCGAGAGGTTGAGACTCTGAAAACATACTCGAAcaggtactgggagatgtttaatGAGATTAATAAGGATTTTGATAACATGGTCATAAGGACCTTCAAGGTCAGACTGCCCACCAAGCATGATTTGAGAATGTCCTTAACTAAGAAACCAGTCAGGAGTGTTCGTCAACTTATGGATTGCATCGATGAGTATAAGCAGGTCGAGGAAGACTAATAACAACGCAAGGGGAAGggtaaggttatccctcaggatAGGAAGGATTTCAAGTCGGACCGATACAACAACAACAGACCCTGAAGAGATTTCGCGGGACAATCTGGATCTACGGCCCCTCAAGTGGTCAACactgtgttccgagaaccagtGCATCAAGTCTTAGAGAAGATCAAGAACAAGTCATACttcaaatgaccaaaaaaaatggGAGGAGACTCCTTAAGGTGCAACCAGAGCCTCCATTACCAATACCACCAGGAGTGGGGACATATCACCGAGAACTGCAGAACTCTGTGGAACCACCTGGAGTAACTGATCAGAAAGGGAAGGTTACAGCAGTTTTTGTATCAGCCCAACGGACAAGGAGACCAGTCAAGGTCAGCGGCTCAAGGGAACGCTTTTTCAAGGCCCCCGTTAGGtacaattaatgtcatcttcACTGCACCTGGGAGGACCAGTTCTCATCCTTCTAGGGTGATGTCCGTAGCACAGTTGATAGTCGAAGAGCCTAATTCTGAGCTGAAGAGAGCTAGAATAGAGATCCAACCGGCTCTGAGATTTTCGGATGAAGACAAGATAGGAACCATCCAGCCACATGATGATACTTTGGTGGTCACCCTCAGAATAAGAGGGTATAATGTGAAGAGGGTGATGGTAGACCAGGGTAGTGATGTAGAGATTATGTACCCTGATTTGTATAGAGAGCTAAACTTGAAGTCTGAGGACCTGACAGCTTATGATTCACCTCTAGTGAGCTTTGATGGGAAAGTTGTCATCCCAAAGGGTCAGATTAGGCTGCCAATGCAGGCAAGGTCAGAGGTTGTTGAAGTGGATGCATACTCCCCCTACACGGCCATTGTGGCCAGGCCTTGGCTTTATGCCCTAAGGGCCGTTTCTTCTACTCTGCATTTGAAGGTGAAATATCCATCAGAGAATCGAGTTGAAGAGTTTATGGGGAGTCAGTCTATGGCCAGACAGTGTCTCGTAGCAGCAATTATGCATCAGCCTCTACTGCGGGAGGCTTATAGCAGTCAAAGTCTCCGGTGTTACCTACCGATGGACCAGCCGAGGAGGCAAAGTGTGAGGATTTAGAGAAAGTTTTCGTAGGTGATAACTCggagaagttttttcaggtTGGGGCTCAGCTACCTCCTCAGGAGAAGGAAGAGCTGGTAGAGTTTCTCAAAAGGAATGTTGATGTGTTCATGTGGAATGCTTATGAAGCTCCAAGGGTGGATCCGAGCTTCATCTGTCATCATTTGAATGTTAACCCATCAGCCACCCCCAAAAAGCAACCACCTCAGGGCTCATCTAAGGATCATACTAACTCTGTCAAAGACGAGGTGATGAAACTTAAACaagctggggctatcaaagaagagTTCTACCCTAAGTGGCTTGCCAATATTGTggttgtgaagaagaaaaatggaaagtGGCGGGTatgcgtggacttcacagacctgaacAAGGCCTGCCCAAAAGATCATTTCCCCATGCCTCAGATAGATCAGTTAATGGATGCCACTGTAGGTCATCCTCAGATAAGCTTTTTGGACACCTTTAAAGGCTACCACTAGATACCTTTAGCCTTGGAAGATCAGGAGAAAACAACATTCGTCACTCCTATtggaaactaccattacaaggtgataccttttggattgaaaaatgcAGGATCCACCTATTAGAGGATGATAACTaagatgtttgaaccacaattGGGCAAGAATATTGAAGTGTATATAGACAACATGGTATTCAAGAATAAGTTGGAATCTGAACATGTTAACGACCTCGACAATATCTTTAAGATCTTGAGGAGACATAAGCTATGGCTCAACACTTCTAAATGTTCTTTTGGTGTTGGATCAGGGAAGTTCTTAGGGTACATGGTTACACATTGTGGAATTGAAGTTAACCCCGACTAGATTAAAGCAATCAATAATTTACAACCACCTCGAAATCCCAAAGAAGTCCAGAAGCTAACATGGATGACCGCCACCCTAAACCAATTCATCTCTCGGTCAATGGATAGGTGTTAACTTTTCTTTCAATTGCtgaacaagtggaagggatttgaatggatcGAGAAGTGTGTCCTAACTTTCCGGCAATAGAATGAGTATCTTTCTCAGCCTCCCATTATGTCCAGACCCGAGGTGGATGAGGTTTTATTCGCCTATATTGTCGTGGCTTCCCATGCGGTAAGCTTGGTACTTGTACGGGTCAATAGTGGTGTACAAAGGCCAGTCTATTATATTAACAAGTCACTTCATGAAATCGAGGTTCGTTACTTACCCCTGGAGAAGGCCATTTTGGTAGTTGTGCATGCTACACGCAAACTCCCCCACTACTTCCAATTACACACAATTGTTATCCTAACACAGCTCCCACTTAGATCTCTACTTCGGAGCACTGATTACACTGGGAGGATTGCTAAGTGGGGTACGATCCTCAGAGattttgacatcaagtacatgcctcggaCCTCTGTTAAGGGTCAAGTCCTCGCTGACCTAGTGGCTAAGTTTGCCGAAACCCCATTAAAAGATAGGTTAGAGGAGCAAAACATAGttggaaaatcggttggtgtAATCTCCTTACAAGAACCTTTGTCCTGGAAGGTTTACGTTGATAATGCAGCTAACCACAGAGGAtctggagtggggctagttctgatATCTCCTGAGAGGATTACAATTGAGAAATCCTTGAGATTGGGCTTCTCGACCACAAACAATGAAACTGAGTATGAAGCCCTGCTAGTAGAGATGACCATGGTTCAAAAGATGGGTGGAAAAGTAGTGGAAATGTCCTCTGACTCAAGGCTAGTAGTGGGCCAAGTTTAGGGGGAGTTAGAAGCCAAAGATCTCAGAATGCAGGAATATTTGAATCAGGTTAGACATTTACAATCTGGATTTAAGTCctttaatttttcacaaatccCTAGAAGTAGGAATATACATGCTGACCCTCTCGCCACGTTGGCAACATCCTCGGCACAAAACTAACCTCGAGTGATCCTTGTGAAAGACTTGTGTAAACCTACTAAAGTAGGGGAGATGGGGttcatattcatcaaataaGGGTGGAGCCTAGTTGGGTGGATTCTATTGTCCTATTCCTTAAGGAAGATATCTTGCTTGAGGGTAAGTCCGAGGCTGACAAGGTACGgaggaaagctcctcggttttggttgtACGAGG is a genomic window of Quercus lobata isolate SW786 chromosome 2, ValleyOak3.0 Primary Assembly, whole genome shotgun sequence containing:
- the LOC115962766 gene encoding uncharacterized protein LOC115962766, with product MSVAQLIVEEPNSELKRARIEIQPALRFSDEDKIGTIQPHDDTLVVTLRIRGYNVKRVMVDQGSDVEIMYPDLYRELNLKSEDLTAYDSPLVSFDGKVVIPKGQIRLPMQARSEVVEVDAYSPYTAIVARPWLYALRAVSSTLHLKVKYPSENRVEEFMGTEEAKCEDLEKVFVGDNSEKFFQVGAQLPPQEKEELVEFLKRNVDVFMWNAYEAPRVDPSFICHHLNVNPSATPKKQPPQGSSKDHTNSVKDEVMKLKQAGAIKEEFYPKWLANIVVVKKKNGKWRVCVDFTDLNKACPKDHFPMPQIDQLMDATVGHPQISFLDTFKGYH